The following are from one region of the Nymphaea colorata isolate Beijing-Zhang1983 chromosome 7, ASM883128v2, whole genome shotgun sequence genome:
- the LOC116257908 gene encoding uncharacterized protein LOC116257908 translates to MSGKRELLHQAIPESNLERFLDCTTPAVPAIPLEKGWEESMAWEPLEEMPTQFFRLCDLWKCFDEWSAYGAAVPVLVNGGKERVVQYFVPYLSALQIYTTAPHKALLPDPLSGDFSDSETSRAEEMSDSDCSHSISFSSSSGSEKAESWDCGSNGSAGEQESTWCRPRDRLGHLYLDYFEHAPPHARVPLMEKINQLSREYPELNSLRSIDLSAASWMSVAWYPIYHIPASRTARDLSASFLTYHTLSFSFQDMEDGTVLSSDAKSSSPIRLPPFGIATYKLHGEVWLSGGPWDQHRLYSLWTSALSWLAQLQLTHPDFRFFLSHKD, encoded by the exons ATGTCAGGCAAGCGTGAGCTACTCCATCAGGCGATTCCCGAGTCGAATCTGGAACGCTTTCTGGACTGCACGACGCCGGCAGTGCCGGCCATACCTCTCGAAAAG GGTTGGGAGGAAAGCATGGCGTGGGAGCCACTGGAGGAAATGCCCACGCAGTTCTTCAGGCTATGCGACCTCTGGAAATGCTTCGATGAATGGAGCGCATATGGCGCGGCAGTGCCCGTTCTGGTAAACGGCGGGAAGGAGAGGGTGGTCCAGTACTTCGTCCCCTACCTCTCCGCCCTTCAGATTTACACTACTGCTCCCCACAAGGCCCTCCTTCCCGACCCACTCAG CGGCGACTTCAGCGATTCCGAGACGTCGAGGGCTGAGGAGATGAGTGACTCGGATTGCTCTCACTCGATCAGcttcagcagcagcagcggcagcgAGAAGGCCGAGTCGTGGGACTGTGGGTCCAACGGTTCGGCCGGAGAGCAGGAGAGCACCTGGTGTCGCCCGCGAGATCGCCTGGGCCACCTCTACCTCGACTACTTCGAGCACGCGCCCCCTCACGCTAGAGTGCCGCTCATGGAGAAG atcaatcagttgagtcgaGAGTACCCGGAGCTCAACAGCTTGAGGAGCATTGACCTTTCTGCAGCGAGCTGGATGTCTGTTGCATG GTATCCTATCTACCACATCCCGGCGAGTCGCACGGCGCGAGATCTCTCGGCGTCGTTCCTCACTTACCATAcgctttctttctcttttcaag ACATGGAAGACGGGACTGTGTTGTCGTCCGATGCCAAGTCCTCCTCGCCGATCAGATTGCCGCCGTTCGGGATAGCCACGTACAAGCTACATGGAGAGGTGTGGCTGTCAGGCGGGCCATGGGACCAGCACCGCCTTTACTCCCTCTGGACCTCCGCCTTGTCCTGGCTCGCCCAGTTGCAGCTCACCCACCCTGACTTCCGCTTCTTCCTCAGCCACAAAGACTAA
- the LOC116257291 gene encoding ergosterol biosynthetic protein 28 — MEALGWWLMLVGSLRLASVWFGYFDIWALRLAVYSKSSLTEVHGRTFGVWTLLTCTLCFLCAFNLENKPLYLATFLSFIYALGHFVSEYLIYETMAITNLTTVGFFAGTSILWMIIRWNAHKPQAMKQE, encoded by the exons ATGGAGGCGCTAGGTTGGTGGTTGATGCTGGTGGGGTCTCTTCGCCTCGCCTCCGTCTGGTTCGGCTACTTCGACATCTGGGCTCTCCGCCTCGCCGTCTACTCCAAATCCTCCC TTACCGAAGTGCACGGAAGGACATTTGGAGTGTGGACACTTTTGACTTGCACACTTTGCTTCCTCTGCGCATTTAATCTAGAGAACAAGCCTCTCTACCTTGCCacgtttctttcttttatttacgCGCTGGGCCATTTCGTCAGTGAGTACTTGATATATGAAACCATGGCAATCACAAACCTTACGACAGTTGGTTTCTTTGCTG GTACATCGATCCTTTGGATGATCATCAGGTGGAATGCTCATAAACCTCAAGCAATGAAGCAGGAATAA
- the LOC116258057 gene encoding transcription termination factor MTERF9, chloroplastic, translating to MAVAGGSDLLRSTPLIYSLLFSASTSHLRTASRFGRQVEFPRGMKGRGGCRSRVVVVFSSHSNHRILKNNRKSRSGYQLYASDDDESEDGKGFSDASGDEPLQSSENDVNSSASSTSMGLDSRKDLRQGIWRPSLPDRNSKCGTLINTNTSSTYIREVKQDRNIPDKINTRDASIMARYQRAGSACKNSIRKDQLGTMTESKLLQMLEELDFDEKWFPLIQYLSTFGLKESHFVQIYERHMPSLQINVASARERLEYLLSVGVKQRDVAKIILRQPQVLEYTIDNILKPHVVFLTDIGVPDSKVGQVIAAAPSLLSYSIEHSLKPTVKYLVEEVGLSQEDLGKVVQLSPQILVQKIDNSWRSRFSFLSRELGASKQCIAKMVKKHPQLLHYSIEDGILPRINFLRSIGMRNPEILKMLTSITQVLSLSLENNLRPKYLYLVNELQNEVRSLSKYPTYFSLSLEQRIRPRHKFLVSLKKAPKGPFPLSSFVLTDESFCQRMAGTSLDKYLEFRQSLLLTDFAKKYQQTRRNQ from the exons ATGGCGGTTGCTGGTGGTTCCGACCTCCTCCGGTCGACGCCCCTCATTTATTCGCTACTCTTCTCGGCCTCCACCAGCCACTTGAGGACGGCGTCCAGGTTTGGTAGACAAGTGGAATTCCCGAGGGGTATGAAGGGGAGGGGCGGGTGCAGAAGCAGAGTGGTCGTCGTCTTCTCCTCCCATTCCAACCACCGGATTCTTAAAAACAATCGGAAATCCCGAAGTGGGTATCAGCTCTACGCCTCCGACGACGATGAGAGTGAAGATGGTAAAGGTTTCTCGGATGCTTCGGGC GATGAACCTCTTCAAAGTAGCGAAAATGATGTTAATTCTAGTGCTAGTTCTACATCAATGGGTCTTGATTCCAGGAAGGACCTTCGTCAAG GCATTTGGAGGCCTTCACTTCCAGATCGGAATAGCAAATGCGGGACATTAATAAATACCAATACCAGTTCAACTTACATTAGAGAGGTTAAACAGGACAGAAACATCCCGGATAAGATAAATACCAGAGATGCTTCTATAATGGCGAGATATCAAAGGGCAGGGTCTGCATGCAAAAACAGTATCAGAAAG GATCAGCTTGGTACCATGACAGAAAGCAAACTCCTTCAAATGTTGGAGGAATtggattttgatgaaaaatggtTTCCCTTGATTCAGTACTTGAGCACATTTGGTTTAAAAGAGTCCCACTTCGTCCAAATATATGAAAGGCACATGCCCAGTCTCCAGATAAATGTTGCTTCTGCACGTGAAAGACTAGAATACTTGTTGAGTGTTGGTGTCAAGCAGAGGGATGTTGCTAAGATAATTCTGAGGCAGCCTCAGGTTTTGGAGTACACCATTGACAATATTCTGAAGCCGCATGTTGTATTTTTGACAGACATTGGTGTGCCTGATTCTAAAGTTGGGCAGGTAATTGCTGCTGCTCCATCTCTACTTTCTTATAGCATAGAGCATTCATTAAAGCCAACAGTCAAGTATCTGGTTGAGGAGGTTGGTCTTAGCCAGGAAGATTTGGGCAAAGTTGTTCAGTTGAGCCCACAGATTCTGGTTCAAAAAATAGACAACTCCTGGCGATCCCGATTCTCTTTTCTCTCCAGGGAACTGGGGGCATCAAAACAATGCATAGCGAAAATGGTAAAAAAGCATCCACAGCTTCTTCACTACAGCATTGAAGATGGAATTTTGCCAAGAATCAACTTCTTGAGGAGCATCGGAATGCGAAATCCGGAAATCCTGAAAATGTTGACCAGTATTACTCAG GTTCTCTCCCTTTCACTGGAAAACAATTTAAGACCAAAATACTTGTACTTAGTTAATGAACTCCAGAATGAGGTCCGTTCCTTGTCAAAATATCCCACGTACTTCAGTCTATCACTTGAGCAAAGAATTCGGCCTCGTCACAAGTTCTTGGTTTCATTGAAGAAGGCGCCAAAAGGGCCATTTCCTTTGAGTTCATTCGTTCTTACTGACGAAAGTTTTTGTCAGAGAATGGCTGGAACAAGTTTAGACAAGTATCTAGAGTTCAGACAGTCCTTACTACTCACAGATTTTGCAAAGAAGTACCAGCAGACTCGTAGAAATCAATGA
- the LOC116257254 gene encoding uncharacterized protein LOC116257254, translating into MFKFSRALILLDRQVQCLVRGTESLPKGIVSATSNLEMRRLWGTSKDQMKRREHSKKSLLASAVGIRQKKNVDHIVKKFPPNNFTIMLFHYDGFVDQWRDLQWSDNVLHVSAVNQTKWWFANRFLHPDVVDEYNYIFLWDEDLGVEHFDPVNYLSIVEEEGLEISQPALDSSLSEVHHRITVRVKKSITGNLKIHRRTYKHRGNGRCYWNSTAPPCTGWVEMMAPVFSRVAWRCAWYMIQSDLIHAWGLDMKLGYCAQGDRSINVGVVGSEYVAHLGIPTLGGFDENRVRKWPALLNHSITALAFKKQLTIIALNWLQTIDFPTVNLLTTAMDGEEVVRGELLKGVKVKSLDQV; encoded by the exons atgttcaaatttaGTAGGGCACTTATACTGTTGGATCGCCAGGTTCAGTGCCTTGTTCGTGGAACTGAGTCATTGCCTAAAGGTATAGTGAGTGCAACCTCTAATTTGGAAATGCGGAGATTATGGGGTACTTCAAAAGATCAG ATGAAAAGAAGGGAACACTCTAAGAAAAGTTTGTTGGCAAGTGCTGTTGGTATAAGGCAGAAGAAAAATGTCGATCACATTGTTAAGAAG TTTCCTCCAAATAACTTTACAATAATGCTCTTTCATTATGATGGTTTTGTCGATCAATGGAGGGATCTGCAATGGAGTGACAATGTATTGCATGTCTCTGCAGTCAACCAAACCAAGTG GTGGTTTGCTAACCGGTTCTTGCACCCAGATGTAGTTGATGAATACAATTATATTTTCCTCTGGGATGAGGACCTTGGAGTTGAACATTTTGATCCTGTGAA TTATTTGTCTATCGTGGAAGAAGAAGGGCTGGAGATATCTCAGCCAGCACTAGATTCTTCTTTGTCAGAGGTGCATCATCGAATTACTGTGCGTGTGAAGAAGTCGATTACAGGTAATCTAAAAATACA CAGAAGGACATACAAGCATCGTGGTAATGGAAGATGCTACTGGAACAGCACCGCTCCACCATGTACTGG TTGGGTGGAGATGATGGCACCTGTGTTCTCAAGAGTTGCCTGGCGTTGTGCGTGGTACATGATCCAG AGTGACTTAATTCATGCTTGGGGCCTGGACATGAAGCTTGGTTACTGTGCGCAG GGGGACCGGAGCATAAATGTTGGGGTTGTTGGCAGTGAATATGTAGCTCATCTTGGCATACCTACACTTGGCGGCTTTGATGAAAATAGGGTAAGAAAATGGCCTGCATTATTGAACCACAGTATTACAGCCCTTGCATTTAAGAAACAGCTAACTATCATAGCCTTGAACTGGCTACAAACAATTGATTTTCCAACTGTTAACTTACTCACAACTGCCATGGATGGAGAGGAGGTGGTAAGAGGAGAATTGTTAAAGGGTGTCAAGGTGAAGTCCTTGGATCAAGTCTGA